A single region of the Pseudomonadota bacterium genome encodes:
- a CDS encoding 2Fe-2S iron-sulfur cluster binding domain-containing protein — translation MIMIAVTINGKKSEVERGTTILKAAAALNIKIPTLCNHELLEPYGACRLCLVEIVEGDRSTVTTSCNYPITKPLVVETESKTAVKARRMVLEMLLARCNTSPELDRLAAKHGLSGSRFELRYDDCILCGLCERVCREVVGANAITFAQRGAERVVVPPFGGEAEQCIGCGACVYVCPTGAIQIQEDGDQKIIDRWSRVLELKYCKACGVEVAPAFQCDYFQKKADLPEDFFDLCRDCRVASR, via the coding sequence ATGATCATGATTGCTGTCACGATTAACGGGAAAAAAAGTGAAGTCGAGCGCGGAACGACGATTCTCAAAGCGGCCGCTGCGCTCAATATTAAGATTCCGACCCTCTGTAACCATGAATTGCTTGAGCCCTACGGAGCCTGCCGGCTCTGTCTGGTTGAGATCGTCGAGGGAGACCGGTCGACGGTGACCACCTCCTGTAACTATCCGATCACCAAGCCCCTGGTGGTTGAAACCGAGAGTAAAACGGCGGTCAAAGCCCGGCGGATGGTGCTGGAGATGCTGCTGGCCCGCTGCAACACCTCGCCCGAGCTCGATCGTCTGGCGGCGAAACATGGTTTGAGCGGCTCGCGTTTTGAGTTGCGTTACGATGATTGTATTTTGTGCGGTCTCTGCGAGCGGGTCTGCCGCGAAGTGGTGGGCGCCAATGCCATCACCTTTGCCCAGCGCGGGGCTGAGCGGGTGGTGGTGCCGCCTTTTGGTGGGGAGGCGGAACAGTGTATCGGTTGCGGAGCCTGTGTTTACGTTTGCCCGACCGGCGCGATTCAGATTCAGGAGGATGGTGACCAGAAGATCATCGACCGCTGGTCCCGGGTTCTGGAACTGAAATACTGCAAAGCCTGCGGGGTTGAAGTCGCTCCGGCTTTTCAGTGCGATTATTTTCAGAAAAAAGCCGATCTGCCTGAGGATTTTTTCGATTTGTGCCGGGATTGTCGGGTCGCCTCCCGCTAG
- a CDS encoding NADH-quinone oxidoreductase subunit F: MKKIESASGLDAYRDQCRAERDPDRPMVTVCTGTGCQAHGCDKVVELLRAELEKAGLGKKVEVKTTGCHGYCEKGPLAVIRPEGILYQRVKEKQVAEIVSQTIAKGEVLDKLLFFDSKTKQRIKLEADVPFYRLQERLVFGDNGYIDPTSIEDYLAIGGYQALQKVLATMSADQVLAEVKEAGLRGRGGGGFPTGRKWESAKKAVGAVKYVICNADEGDPGAYMDRSLLEGNPHAIVEGMMIGAFAIGGTAGYVYVRNEYPQAVRNLQCAIDRARALGLLGENILGSDFSFDIHISKGGGAFVCGESSALIASIEGEVGEPRAKHIHMAESGLWGKPTVLNNVETWANVPLIINRGAAWYKSIGTAGSAGTKIFSLVGKVKNTGLVEVPMGTSLRKIIFEIGGGIPKNRSFKAVQTGGPSGGCIPEAHLDMPVDFDELTKIGSMMGSGGMIVMDDQTCMVDVAKYFVGFLKEESCGKCTTCREGLQRMYEILEKITFGKGTLSDLELLEEMAPVIQQASMCGLGKTAPNPVLSTLRYFRDEYLAHINDKQCPAGVCKALTADVQA, translated from the coding sequence ATGAAGAAGATAGAGAGTGCATCCGGGCTGGATGCCTATCGCGATCAGTGTCGGGCCGAGCGGGATCCCGACCGGCCCATGGTCACCGTTTGTACCGGTACCGGTTGCCAGGCGCATGGTTGTGACAAGGTGGTCGAACTCTTGCGGGCGGAGCTGGAGAAAGCCGGCTTGGGGAAAAAGGTCGAGGTTAAAACCACCGGCTGCCATGGTTATTGTGAAAAAGGGCCTCTGGCCGTAATCCGGCCGGAAGGAATCCTGTATCAGCGGGTCAAGGAAAAACAAGTCGCCGAAATTGTCAGTCAGACGATCGCCAAAGGTGAAGTGCTGGACAAGTTGCTTTTTTTCGATTCTAAGACCAAACAGCGGATTAAACTTGAGGCGGATGTGCCTTTTTACAGATTGCAGGAACGTTTGGTTTTCGGAGACAACGGCTATATTGATCCGACCAGTATCGAGGATTATCTGGCGATCGGCGGTTACCAGGCCCTGCAGAAGGTCCTGGCCACGATGAGCGCCGATCAGGTGCTGGCCGAGGTCAAGGAGGCCGGTCTGCGCGGGCGGGGGGGCGGTGGCTTTCCTACCGGTCGCAAATGGGAATCGGCGAAAAAAGCCGTCGGCGCGGTCAAGTACGTGATCTGTAATGCCGACGAAGGCGATCCCGGAGCCTACATGGACCGTAGCCTGCTCGAAGGTAATCCTCACGCCATTGTCGAAGGGATGATGATCGGCGCTTTTGCCATCGGGGGCACGGCCGGCTATGTTTACGTGCGGAACGAATACCCGCAGGCGGTCAGGAATCTGCAGTGTGCCATTGACCGGGCCCGGGCCCTCGGATTGCTGGGCGAAAACATTTTGGGCAGTGACTTCAGTTTCGACATTCATATCAGCAAGGGCGGCGGCGCCTTTGTCTGTGGTGAATCCAGTGCTCTGATCGCCTCGATCGAAGGAGAGGTCGGCGAACCCCGGGCCAAACATATTCATATGGCCGAGAGCGGTCTCTGGGGCAAACCTACAGTTCTCAACAATGTGGAAACCTGGGCGAATGTGCCGCTGATTATCAACCGTGGTGCCGCCTGGTATAAAAGCATCGGCACGGCCGGCAGTGCCGGGACCAAGATTTTCAGCCTCGTCGGCAAGGTCAAGAATACCGGCTTGGTCGAGGTGCCGATGGGGACCAGCCTGCGTAAGATTATCTTTGAAATCGGAGGGGGAATTCCCAAAAACCGCTCTTTCAAAGCGGTGCAGACCGGCGGGCCTTCGGGCGGCTGCATTCCCGAGGCCCATCTCGACATGCCGGTTGATTTTGACGAGTTGACCAAAATCGGTTCAATGATGGGCTCGGGCGGCATGATCGTCATGGATGACCAGACCTGCATGGTGGATGTCGCCAAATATTTTGTTGGCTTCCTCAAGGAAGAATCCTGCGGCAAGTGTACGACCTGCCGCGAGGGACTGCAGCGCATGTATGAAATTCTGGAAAAAATCACGTTCGGTAAAGGAACCCTGTCCGATCTTGAACTGTTGGAGGAAATGGCGCCGGTGATTCAGCAGGCTTCGATGTGTGGGCTCGGTAAAACCGCGCCCAATCCGGTTTTGAGTACCCTACGTTATTTTCGGGATGAGTATCTGGCTCACATTAATGACAAGCAGTGCCCGGCCGGAGTTTGCAAGGCTTTGACCGCTGATGTTCAGGCTTAG
- a CDS encoding NAD(P)H-dependent oxidoreductase subunit E: MSAETVSLEVAALYDNNPANLIAMLQEIQIRNKNRFLAREALESLAAHLVLPVAKVYRIATFFKAFNLEPKGEHMVSLCVGTACHVRGAARVLAAFEGELGIVDGGTTGDFKFSIETVNCVGACALGPVAVIDEDYYGELDADKVPELLSRFR; encoded by the coding sequence ATGAGTGCAGAAACGGTAAGCTTGGAGGTTGCAGCCCTCTACGACAATAATCCCGCCAATCTGATCGCCATGTTGCAGGAGATTCAGATACGCAATAAGAATCGTTTCCTGGCCCGCGAAGCCCTCGAGTCCCTGGCCGCTCATCTGGTGCTGCCGGTGGCCAAGGTGTATCGCATCGCCACCTTTTTCAAAGCCTTCAATCTTGAGCCCAAGGGTGAACATATGGTCAGTCTCTGTGTCGGGACGGCCTGCCATGTCCGCGGTGCGGCGCGAGTGCTGGCGGCTTTTGAAGGTGAACTCGGTATTGTCGATGGCGGAACCACCGGCGATTTCAAGTTCTCGATTGAAACGGTTAACTGCGTCGGCGCCTGCGCCCTGGGCCCGGTAGCCGTCATTGATGAAGATTACTATGGTGAATTGGACGCCGACAAGGTTCCTGAGCTGCTCAGTCGTTTTCGTTGA
- a CDS encoding pyruvate synthase subunit beta, protein MENFNVYAAKLAPQQESLASGHRACQGCTELLAARLVAKTLGKDYIIANATGCLEIVTSSYPHSAWQVPWIHVAFENAAAVASGVEAGIKVLKRKGRYPVDRKITIVAQAGDGGTVDIGLQALSGALERGHDMIYICYDNEAYMNTGIQRSSSTPYGATTTTSPAGEVEPLGQHTMKKNVAEIAAAHNIPYVATASPSYPFDLMAKVKKAAAMPGPAYIHCFVPCPTGWRMAPNLAVSIGRIAVESKVFPLYEIENGEYRMTVTHKHHRPVIDYLKPQGRFRHLSAANIAEIQAQVDKSYDRLQKKIQMSRSELN, encoded by the coding sequence ATGGAGAATTTTAACGTTTACGCCGCCAAACTGGCGCCGCAGCAGGAATCTCTGGCTTCCGGTCATCGTGCCTGTCAGGGCTGCACCGAGCTGCTCGCGGCCCGCCTGGTGGCCAAGACCCTGGGAAAAGATTATATCATCGCCAATGCCACCGGCTGTCTGGAGATCGTAACTTCGTCATATCCTCATTCCGCCTGGCAGGTGCCCTGGATTCATGTCGCCTTTGAAAATGCCGCCGCCGTGGCTTCCGGGGTCGAGGCCGGCATCAAGGTTCTGAAAAGAAAAGGCAGATATCCGGTGGATCGCAAAATCACCATCGTCGCTCAGGCCGGAGACGGGGGCACTGTTGACATCGGTCTGCAGGCTCTTTCCGGAGCGCTGGAGCGCGGTCATGACATGATCTATATCTGTTATGATAACGAGGCCTATATGAACACGGGGATTCAGCGTTCGAGCTCAACGCCCTATGGGGCCACGACCACGACCTCGCCTGCTGGTGAAGTCGAGCCCCTGGGTCAGCATACGATGAAAAAGAATGTCGCCGAGATTGCCGCGGCCCATAATATACCCTATGTCGCCACCGCCTCGCCGAGTTATCCCTTTGACCTGATGGCCAAGGTTAAAAAGGCGGCGGCGATGCCGGGGCCGGCTTATATTCACTGTTTCGTGCCCTGTCCGACGGGGTGGCGCATGGCGCCCAATCTCGCGGTCAGTATTGGTCGGATCGCGGTCGAAAGCAAGGTTTTTCCGCTGTACGAAATTGAAAACGGCGAGTACCGTATGACCGTGACCCACAAGCATCATCGGCCGGTGATCGATTATCTGAAACCGCAGGGGCGTTTTCGGCACTTGAGTGCCGCCAATATCGCCGAGATACAGGCGCAGGTTGATAAATCCTATGACCGCCTGCAGAAAAAAATCCAAATGAGCCGGTCGGAGCTCAACTAA
- the porA gene encoding pyruvate ferredoxin oxidoreductase, whose amino-acid sequence MGKRVGIEVSLAISEAVKQANVDAIAAYPITPQTHIVEHLSELVAEGTLDAAFIPVESEHSAMSVCAGTAAAGARTYTATSSQGLALMNEILFIIPALRLPVVMTIANRSLSGPISIWNDHSDIMSVRDTGWIAIFAENGQEAYDLTLQSFKIAEDHRVLLPISVNIDGFTLSHVIEPHEFLDQDEVDQFLPAYQPAVQLNPDAPVSMGMVGIPEIYTEAKKCQDEVLKASMAVIKEVFADFGKRFGRRYQVVESYRAEGAETLLLTMGSVSETAMETIDRLRDQEQRPVGLLRLRLWRPFPVEDLIAAMPGVKTLAVVDRAVSSGGTGGPVAGEIRSALYSVQDAPYVASFIAGLGGRDITIDDFAVMITQAEAMAKVKEIHQYKMIGVRE is encoded by the coding sequence ATGGGAAAAAGAGTAGGGATTGAGGTTTCACTGGCGATCAGTGAGGCGGTTAAACAGGCTAATGTTGATGCCATAGCTGCCTATCCGATTACGCCGCAGACTCATATCGTTGAGCACCTTTCGGAGCTGGTGGCCGAAGGCACACTTGATGCCGCCTTTATTCCGGTGGAATCGGAGCATTCGGCCATGAGCGTCTGCGCCGGAACCGCCGCCGCCGGCGCCAGAACCTATACCGCGACCAGCTCGCAGGGGCTGGCCCTGATGAACGAGATTCTGTTTATTATTCCGGCCCTGCGTCTGCCGGTGGTGATGACGATCGCCAATCGTTCCTTGTCCGGACCGATCAGTATCTGGAACGATCACAGCGACATCATGAGCGTACGTGATACCGGCTGGATTGCGATTTTTGCCGAAAACGGTCAGGAGGCCTACGACCTGACCCTGCAGTCTTTCAAAATCGCCGAAGATCATCGGGTGTTGCTGCCGATCAGCGTCAATATCGACGGCTTTACCTTAAGTCATGTGATCGAACCCCATGAATTTCTTGATCAGGATGAGGTCGATCAATTTCTGCCTGCATACCAACCGGCGGTCCAGCTTAATCCGGATGCTCCGGTCAGCATGGGCATGGTCGGGATTCCGGAGATCTACACCGAAGCCAAGAAATGTCAGGACGAGGTTCTGAAGGCTTCGATGGCGGTGATCAAAGAGGTTTTCGCCGATTTTGGCAAGCGATTCGGGCGCCGTTATCAGGTTGTCGAAAGTTATCGTGCCGAAGGGGCCGAAACCTTGCTCCTGACCATGGGCAGTGTCAGTGAAACCGCTATGGAAACGATCGATCGGCTGCGAGATCAGGAACAGCGTCCGGTCGGCCTGTTGCGGCTGCGTCTCTGGCGGCCGTTTCCCGTGGAGGATCTGATCGCGGCCATGCCGGGGGTGAAGACTCTGGCGGTAGTTGACCGGGCCGTTTCCTCCGGCGGCACCGGCGGACCCGTGGCCGGGGAAATCCGTTCCGCTCTGTACTCGGTTCAGGACGCGCCCTATGTCGCCAGCTTTATCGCCGGTCTCGGAGGGCGTGATATCACGATCGACGACTTTGCCGTGATGATCACTCAGGCTGAAGCTATGGCGAAAGTCAAGGAAATCCACCAATACAAGATGATAGGAGTGCGGGAATAA
- the porD gene encoding pyruvate synthase subunit PorD (catalyzes the ferredoxin-dependent oxidative decarboxylation of pyruvate to form acetyl-CoA) produces MVTQPGCAAEYRTGDWRSQRPQTDKSKCIKCGVCYLVCPEGSIVLAADGSYDFDLEHCKGCGICATECWTGCISMVEEGE; encoded by the coding sequence ATGGTGACTCAGCCCGGTTGCGCGGCTGAGTACCGGACCGGTGACTGGCGTTCGCAGCGGCCGCAAACCGACAAGAGCAAATGTATCAAATGCGGGGTCTGCTATCTGGTTTGCCCGGAAGGTTCGATCGTGCTGGCGGCGGATGGCAGCTATGATTTTGATCTGGAGCATTGCAAGGGTTGCGGTATCTGCGCGACCGAGTGCTGGACCGGCTGTATCAGCATGGTTGAGGAGGGCGAGTGA
- a CDS encoding pyruvate synthase — MIEVRVHGRGGQGGVTSAEMLAIAAINEGKFAQAFPSFGPERRGAPVIAFARVSDEKIRNRTKVYSPDVVLVLDPSVLSIVNVEEGLKPEGMLVINSGKSLSELRRVYGFKSALARVDATHIAIEELGLPITNTTMLGAAVKACRIVPIEALVSPLEARFGRIAARNIKAMRRAYEETEVESR; from the coding sequence ATGATCGAAGTCAGAGTGCACGGTCGAGGTGGCCAGGGTGGAGTCACTTCCGCCGAAATGCTAGCCATCGCCGCGATCAACGAAGGCAAGTTCGCCCAGGCTTTTCCCAGTTTCGGGCCTGAGCGCCGTGGGGCTCCGGTAATCGCTTTCGCCCGGGTCAGTGATGAGAAAATCCGCAACCGGACCAAGGTCTATAGTCCGGATGTCGTGCTGGTCCTGGATCCTTCGGTGTTGTCGATCGTCAATGTTGAAGAGGGGCTGAAGCCCGAGGGCATGCTGGTTATCAACAGTGGCAAATCCTTGTCCGAATTGCGGCGTGTCTATGGTTTTAAAAGCGCCCTGGCCCGTGTCGACGCAACCCATATCGCGATCGAGGAGCTGGGGTTGCCGATTACCAATACAACCATGTTGGGGGCTGCGGTCAAAGCTTGTCGCATCGTGCCGATTGAGGCCCTAGTCAGTCCTTTGGAAGCGCGTTTCGGTCGCATCGCAGCTCGTAATATCAAAGCCATGCGCCGGGCTTATGAAGAGACCGAGGTCGAGTCTCGATAG
- the recR gene encoding recombination protein RecR, giving the protein MPSYPEALLGLVEELKKLPGVGRKTAARLAFHMVRLPLGEAERLAAAIIDVKNRLLLCSFCQNLTEQDPCPLCRDYARDRNKLCVVEYPADLISIENSGAFKGRYFVLHGTLAPIQGIGPEELRLEKLYHNIVAEKISEVVLATNPTVEGNATALYLSRFLRPLGILLSRPACGLPVGADLEYMDPVTIQKSLDGRNPF; this is encoded by the coding sequence ATGCCTAGTTATCCTGAAGCCCTGTTGGGCCTGGTTGAAGAACTGAAAAAATTGCCCGGAGTTGGGCGCAAGACAGCGGCCCGCCTGGCGTTTCACATGGTTCGCCTGCCCCTTGGCGAAGCTGAAAGGCTGGCCGCGGCGATTATCGATGTCAAAAATCGTCTGCTGCTTTGCTCCTTCTGCCAGAACCTGACGGAGCAGGATCCCTGCCCCCTATGTCGGGATTACGCCCGCGACCGGAATAAGCTCTGCGTGGTGGAGTATCCGGCAGATCTTATCTCAATCGAAAACAGTGGGGCTTTTAAAGGCCGATATTTTGTTCTGCACGGCACCCTGGCGCCGATACAGGGGATCGGCCCAGAGGAGTTGCGCCTCGAAAAACTTTACCATAATATTGTCGCCGAAAAGATCAGTGAAGTGGTGCTGGCCACCAATCCCACGGTGGAGGGAAATGCCACGGCTCTTTACCTCAGCCGCTTTCTGCGTCCCTTGGGAATCCTTCTGAGCCGACCGGCCTGCGGCCTGCCGGTCGGCGCCGACCTTGAATATATGGATCCGGTGACCATTCAGAAATCTCTGGATGGGCGGAATCCCTTTTAA